From the Thermodesulfovibrio thiophilus DSM 17215 genome, the window AGCGGAAAAATTGAGAAAGGTCAGAGGTGCAAAGGCAAAAAAATATGCAAAACAATTTTTAAACTTGGTATCTCTCGATCAGGTTCCTGAGATTGTTGACAAGTTAAATTTAGTAGCAACTTTAATGAAAAAGGATAAAAATTTTAGAAACATGCTTGCATCTCCTTCATTTAATGACGAAGAGAGATCAAATGTGATTGGTTATTTATGTGAAAAATTATCTCTTTCAGAGGAAGTGAAAAAATTTCTAACTTTTCTCAGTAAAACAGGGGTTTTAATAGGACTGAATGAAATCATCAGATATATTAATACGCTTTATATGGAGCTGAAAAAGAAAGTAAAGGGCATTGTTATTTCTGCTGTTGAACTTCCTGAAAGCTATAAGCAAAAAATAATTGAATCCCTTAAAGCCGTTACTGACAGAGAAGTCGAACTTCAGTATGAGATAGATCCTTCATTAATCGGTGGAGTGAGAATCAAGGTGGGAAGTACAATGTATGATTTGAGCATAAAAGGCCAGTTGGGTCTTTTAAGAGATAAGCTTATAAAGGGGTGAGAAACTATGGAACTTAAGATGGAAGAAATTAGCGAGTACCTTAAAAAGCAGATTGCTGATTTTGAGAAAAAAGCTGATGTCAGCGAAGTTGGAATTGTTACCTCCATTGGTGATGGAGTTGCAAGAATTTATGGACTGGATAACTGCATGGCTTCCGAGATGCTTGAACTTCCA encodes:
- the atpH gene encoding ATP synthase F1 subunit delta, which encodes MRKVRGAKAKKYAKQFLNLVSLDQVPEIVDKLNLVATLMKKDKNFRNMLASPSFNDEERSNVIGYLCEKLSLSEEVKKFLTFLSKTGVLIGLNEIIRYINTLYMELKKKVKGIVISAVELPESYKQKIIESLKAVTDREVELQYEIDPSLIGGVRIKVGSTMYDLSIKGQLGLLRDKLIKG